In Ipomoea triloba cultivar NCNSP0323 chromosome 7, ASM357664v1, a single genomic region encodes these proteins:
- the LOC116024665 gene encoding uncharacterized protein LOC116024665, translating to MGNSLRCCLACVIPCGALDLIRIVHLNGQVEEIAHPITAGEVLNNNPNHVLSKPSSSQGMVRRIMILSPESELKRGSIYFLIPATSVPDKKKNKKRVYNVNSAARDVVSPSEKKSPCRRHRRRSGKVGIWRPHLESISEDY from the coding sequence ATGGGCAACAGTCTAAGGTGCTGTTTGGCTTGTGTCATTCCTTGCGGAGCCTTAGACTTGATCCGTATAGTGCACTTGAACGGGCAGGTTGAGGAAATCGCGCATCCCATCACCGCCGGCGAGGTTCTCAACAACAACCCAAACCACGTTTTGAGCAAACCCAGCAGCTCTCAAGGCATGGTTCGCCGGATCATGATCCTCTCGCCGGAGTCTGAGCTCAAGAGAGGCAGTATCTACTTCTTGATCCCCGCGACTTCTGTCCCGgacaagaagaagaacaaaaagaGAGTGTACAACGTTAATTCCGCCGCGCGCGATGTTGTGTCGCCGTCGGAGAAGAAGTCACCGTGTCGCCGGCATCGCCGCCGGAGCGGTAAGGTTGGGATATGGAGGCCCCATCTTGAGAGCATTTCTGAAGACTACTGA
- the LOC116024628 gene encoding perakine reductase-like, translating into MAAAFMPRVKLGSQGLEVSKLGYGCMGLSGPYNKPVSEEEGIAIIKEAFSKGVTFFDTSDFYGADHANEYLVGKALKDLPRGKVGVATKFGICRIESTEVIVNGSPEYVRSCCEASLKRLQVDYIDLYYVHRIDTTVPIEETMRELKKLVEEGKIKYIGLSEAHPDTVRRAHAVHPITALQQEYSLWSRDIEEDIIPLCRELGIGVVSYGPVGQGLFAGKAVVESLPTSSFLETQPRFTGENIEKNKGIYYRVEELAKKHGCTPAQLAIAWVLNQGDEFVPIPGTTKMKNLHNNLDSVKVKLTKEELKEVSDAVPISEVAGHRIGGAFDKLSYKYAITPPLKQ; encoded by the exons ATGGCGGCTGCTTTTATGCCCAGAGTGAAGCTTGGGAGCCAAGGGCTTGAG GTCTCAAAATTGGGGTATGGTTGTATGGGGCTATCTGGACCGTACAACAAACCTGTTTCAGAAGAAGAAGGGATTGCAATAATAAAGGAGGCTTTCAGTAAAGGTGTTACATTTTTCGATACTTCCGACTTTTATGGAGCAGATCATGCTAACGAGTATCTTGTTGGGAag GCATTGAAAGATTTGCCCAGAGGAAAAGTAGGAGTGGCTACAAAGTTTGGTATTTGTAGAATTGAATCTACTGAGGTTATAGTGAATGGTAGTCCTGAATATGTTCGGTCCTGCTGTGAAGCTAGCCTCAAACGCCTTCAAGTTGACTATATTGATCTTTACTATGTACATCGTATTGACACAACTGTGCCTATTGAGGAAACT ATGAGAGAGCTGAAGAAATTAGTTGAAGAAGGTAAAATAAAGTATATTGGGCTATCTGAAGCTCACCCAGACACAGTAAGGAGGGCACATGCTGTTCATCCTATCACTGCTCTACAACAGGAGTATTCCCTATGGTCTCGTGACATTGAGGAAGACATTATACCCCTTTGCAG GGAACTTGGAATTGGGGTTGTTTCATACGGCCCTGTTGGCCAAGGACTTTTTGCTGGAAAGGCTGTTGTGGAGAGCTTGCCTACTAGCAGTTTCCTG GAAACACAGCCCAGATTTACTGGAGAGAACATTGAAAAGAACAAGGGCATATATTATCGTGTAGAAGAATTGGCCAAGAAACACGGATGCACACCTGCTCAACTCGCCATTGCTTGGGTTCTTAATCAGGGCGATGAATTTGTACCCATTCCTG GAACTACTAAGATGAAAAACCTTCACAATAACCTCGATTCTGTGAAGGTAAAACTCACTAAAGAAGAATTGAAAGAGGTATCTGATGCAGTGCCCATAAGTGAAGTGGCAGGACATCGAATCGGAGGTGCTTTTGACAAGTTATCATATAAGTATGCGATTACCCCGCCATTGAAGCAGTGA
- the LOC116024871 gene encoding U2 small nuclear ribonucleoprotein B''-like, with product MMLTGDIPPNQTIYIKNLNEKVKKEELKRSLYCLFSQYGRILDIVALKTAKLRGQAWVVFSEVTAASNAVRQMQNFPFYDKPMRIQYAKTKSDCIAKAEGTYDKKKKQEEKAERKKRAEEGQPTANGPRADTNGGPVNAARQGKPGAQETTAEPNNILFIQNLPHETTSMMLEVLFNQYPGFREVRMIEAKPGIAFVEFEDDVQSSVAMQALQGFKITPQNPMAITYAKK from the exons ATGATGCTCACCGGAGATATACCGCCAAATCAAACAATATACATTAAGAATTTAAACGAGAAGGTCAAGAAAGAAG AGTTGAAGAGGTCTCTTTATTGCCTGTTTTCACAGTATGGAAGGATTTTAGACATTGTTGCCTTGAAGACAGCCAAGCTTCGAGGGCAAGCTTGGGTTGTCTTCAGTGAAGTAACAGCTGCTAGTAATGCAGTGCGACAAATGCAGAATTTCCCATTTTATGACAAACCAATG CGGATACAATATGCAAAAACAAAGTCAGATTGTATCGCCAAAGCAGAGGGTACATATGACAAGAAAAAGAAGCAAGAGGAAAAAG CTGAAAGGAAGAAACGTGCTGAAGAAGGACAGCCTACTGCTAATGGCCCAAGGGCTGATACCAACGGAGGCCCAGTG AATGCTGCTCGCCAAGGAAAGCCAGGTGCACAGGAAACAACTGCAGAGCCGAACAATATACTCTTCATACAGAATCTTCCCCACGAGACTACAAGCATGATGTTAGAAGTGCTTTTCAACCAGTACCCTGGTTTCAGAGAAGTTAGAATGATAGAAGCAAAGCCAGGCATCGCATTTGTGGAATTTGAAGATGATGTCCAGTCCTCTGTCGCCATGCAGGCGCTTCAGGGCTTCAAAATTACACCCCAGAATCCTATGGCTATCACCTATGCAAAGAAATAG